In Podospora pseudopauciseta strain CBS 411.78 chromosome 3, whole genome shotgun sequence, one genomic interval encodes:
- a CDS encoding hypothetical protein (EggNog:ENOG503P602; COG:T; COG:Z), with amino-acid sequence MLESGGNYDVAAMSDILDHGLGEQLAAALLTWGGEQEQEARRQPRTQPDHHNEPGADARPDSSFDSASDSGSLTPLTRHHVDFRKLMRFADDSTWSKTALGPHRRDIDVNLEDGNDRDDNLDATDSDSTFTTQPAKSTNICARYRQHRVETMENPPLPPQNWDKELPPTPFNTTPTSSSSHPQMSCRISTFPFSHPCDIPELILDPDEDHLHTEPSPLPSGPVTPSVVNDIFQPLSQTASPDLEFGPFTPLALEADFQHSMEQQQQSRKMSIKTMVSDVSDGLGIIEEEDDVNTDGVSMLTPTEASFGGAAGGESSIDRFGRVDSRAYQPQAWSISSSAGSTGSSEWRSSIKSSRKSVTLLSRMRGRHSVVQEEPLEKRSLTPYELSAPAPRQDDDNCVDMPPPPTGSSLPTIHSRTEITSTTNPRFFGRIPWLTSDSQPEKQGTVFGVDLNSSIKLAPMKIRVSHRGRGSSYRTYPLGVYKCCEFIRKEGNKAGRAFCSPGNAFNVAQLKEIFNTGPTYGENFQFEGTDYTVHDAARLILLYLEELPKPLITSSVVRCWVLLARQEGAIEPPCPRVETGLDFWTEALSRLPTASRNLVKHLLAIFAEVLLQTTGNVTEADSRHFASAVSRALFHQDTDASVVAGGAPTASKKKTNKRSVHPTLALAFLIKKRGEYSATLGKATNMGTKRDTQFLPTTKEIMQWKG; translated from the exons ATGTTGGAAAGCGGCGGAAATTACGACGTTGCAGCCATGAGTGACATCCTGGATCACGGATTGGGCGAACAACTGGCAGCGGCCCTGCTCACTTGGGGTGGGGAACAGGAACAGGAGGCGAGACGGCAACCGAGAACGCAACCAGATCATCATAACGAGCCCGGTGCTGATGCCCGCCCAGATTCCAGTTTTGACTCTGCCTCTGACTCTGGCTCTCTCACTCCTCTGACCCGTCATCATGTTGATTTCCGCAAACTGATGCGCTTCGCCGACGACAGCACCTGGAGCAAGACAGCCCTGGGCCCCCACAGGCGTGATATTGATGTCAACCTGGAGGACGGCAACGACCGTGACGACAACCTGGATGCTACCGATTCCGATagcaccttcaccacccaaccAGCCAAGAGCACCAATATCTGTGCCCGTTATCGCCAGCACAGGGTAGAGACCATGGAGAACCCACCGCTGCCCCCACAGAACTGGGACAAGGAATTGCCGCCAACACCTTTCAATACAACCCctacctcatcatcatcacatcccCAGATGTCTTGCAGGATATCAACCTTCCCGTTCTCGCATCCATGTGACATACCAGAGTTGATACTTGATCCGGACGAGGACCATCTTCACACCGAACCCAGCCCGCTGCCATCCGGGCCCGTCACCCCCAGCGTGGTCAACGACATCTTCCAACCTCTTAGCCAGACTGCTTCCCCTGATCTCGAGTTTGGTCCCTTCACTCCACTCGCCCTCGAGGCGGATTTTCAGCACTCCatggaacagcagcagcagtccaGAAAGATGTCCATCAAGACCATGGTCTCGGACGTATCAGACGGTCTCGGTATtattgaagaagaagacgacgtCAACACCGACGGCGTGTCTATGCTCACTCCGACAGAGGCCTCTTTTGGTGGAGCCGCTGGCGGAGAATCCAGCATAGATCGGTTTGGGAGGGTAGATTCAAGGGCCTACCAACCCCAAGCATGGAGCATAAGTTCATCGGCCGGTAGCACCGGGTCGAGCGAGTGGCGCTCCAGCATCAAGAGCTCACGAAAGTCGGTAACCCTCCTCTCGCGCATGCGCGGACGACACTCGGTAGTGCAGGAGGAGCCTTTGGAAAAACGGTCGCTGACTCCGTACGAGCTCAGTGCTCCAGCACCAAGACAGGACGACGACAACTGCGTCGACATGCCGCCCCCGCCGACTGGATCATCGCTGCCTACCATTCACAGTCGCACCGAGATCACCTCGACGACCAACCCTCGGTTCTTTGGCAGAATTCCGTGGTTGACAAGTGATTCGCAGCCCGAGAAGCAGGGGACCGTGTTTGGTGTTGATTTGAATTCGAGTATCAAACTGGCACCCATGAAGATTCGGGTGTCACATCGGGGAAGGGGGTCATCGTACCGGACATATCCGCTAGGCGTTTACAAGTGCTGCGAGTTCATTCGCAAAGAGG GCAACAAAGCCGGCAGAGCTTTTTGCTCTCCCGGCAACGCCTTCAACGTGGCACAGCTCAAAGAAATCTTCAACACAGGACCGACTTACGGCGAGAATTTCCAGTTTGAAGGTACCGACTACACGGTCCACGATGCCGCGCGTTTGATTCTGTTATACCTTGAGGAACTGCCCAAACCTCTCATCACGTCATCAGTTGTAAGGTGTTGGGTGTTGCTGGCCCGCCAAGAGGGAGCCATCGAGCCGCCTTGTCCACGGGTCGAAACCGGACTCGACTTTTGGACCGAAGCCCTCAGCCGTCTGCCAACCGCGTCCCGCAATCTCGTCAAGCACCTACTCGCCATATTTGCCGAGGTCTTGCTGCAAACGACGGGAAACGTCACAGAGGCAGATTCACGACATTTTGCCTCGGCAGTCTCGCGGGCACTGTTCCATCAGGACACCGACGCCAGTGTCgtggctggtggtgctccCACAGCCAGCAAGAAGAAAACCAATAAAAGGAGCGTCCATCCGACGCTGGCCCTTGCTTTTTTGATTAAGAAGCGAGGAGAATATTCGGCGACGTTGGGCAAGGCTACAAATATGGGTACCAAGAGAGATACCCAGTTTTTGCCCACCACGAAGGAAATCATGCAATGGAAGGGATAG
- a CDS encoding hypothetical protein (COG:C; EggNog:ENOG503NXMU) — translation MGTMLTDPGDDGSSTFTLLTPAEKDLGMYAFDTERVRWFFCPKCSITLYNRVHGVFEGVEVRTFRVNVLTLDERADGSPMEDLKNLKIKYWDFKGVELPKAPLDEPVNGGVW, via the coding sequence ATGGGCACCATGCTCACAGACCCCGGGGACGACGGGTCGTCGACATTTACCCTCCTGACACCAGCAGAGAAAGATCTCGGCATGTACGCATTCGACACAGAGCGGGTGAGGTGGTTCTTCTGCCCCAAGTGCAGCATCACTCTCTACAACAGGGTGCATGGGGTGTTTGAGGGGGTCGAGGTGCGCACGTTTAGGGTAAATGTGCTGACGTTGGATGAGAGGGCGGATGGGTCGCCGATGGAAGATCTGAAGAATCTCAAGATCAAGTACTGGGATTTCAAGGGAGTAGAGTTGCCCAAAGCGCCTCTTGATGAACCTGTCAATGGAGGagtgtggtga
- a CDS encoding hypothetical protein (EggNog:ENOG503NYUT; COG:E), giving the protein MAKSANKAKKRKQNAQAEGPNKVAKTAVVAAATARTTPPDSDGDGPSPGSALEPRTLQTVISHEELDMAIDTLKTIAQYPNLIKSKQCKDLRVAVYDFRQASAIDAGVNASLTARITAALADERYTDVRILLAEMRIREQEPKLGALCRWVRDLDIISGLSTIPGGGDGTAIRRSERDEQRLRVIDAILRVTGPVDTNPNAVPISCNPGIALQEIWDLRPSTPSEQVYASVLDKTIFESAPPTLATGLRVIETTPGPLRKPPNHHNALLYTTAPNTIPLATERAPATYQPHPVVPGLGVIRNVLSPEECKAIIAAGETVNFLPDAPMREDGDVSILAHNFYWVADKLFHDTLWSRVAPHVPASVNGRLARGLNRRFRVYRYVPGAEYRAHIDGAWPPSDVLPDDTYVYDASPPGKKQSSLFTFLIYLNDEFEGGETTYFVPAAREGVLNAYPIRPVMGNVALFPHGDPRGALLHEGTGVRKGAKYVIRTEVEYDVEPSE; this is encoded by the coding sequence ATGGCCAAGAGCGCGAACAAGGcaaagaagagaaagcagAATGCACAGGCCGAGGGGCCGAACAAGGTTGCAAAGACAGCGGTAGTAGCGGCGGCGACAGCCCGGACAACACCCCCCGACAGCGACGGTGACGGCCCATCTCCCGGCTCGGCGCTCGAGCCCAGGACCTTGCAGACAGTCATCTCGCACGAGGAACTCGATATGGCCATCGACACCCTCAAGACGATTGCCCAGTACCCGAACCTGATCAAGTCCAAGCAATGCAAGGACCTGCGTGTCGCCGTCTACGATTTCCGCCAGGCCTCGGCCATCGATGCTGGAGTGAACGCCAGCCTGACGGCCCGCATCACAGCAGCCCTCGCCGATGAGCGATACACAGATGTGAGGATCCTGCTTGCCGAGATGAGGATCCGGGAACAAGAGCCAAAGCTTGGTGCCCTATGTCGATGGGTGCGAGATCTGGACATCATCAGCGGCCTGTCTACGATACccggtggtggcgatggcaCGGCTATCCGGCGCAGCGAACGGGACGAGCAACGCCTGCGGGTCATCGACGCCATCCTCCGTGTCACCGGTCCCGTCGATACCAATCCAAACGCCGTGCCAATCTCGTGCAATCCGGGCATTGCTCTCCAAGAGATCTGGGACCTCCGTCCCTCCACACCCTCGGAACAGGTATACGCCTCGGTGCTGGACAAAACAATCTTCGAGTCGGCGCCGCCTACATTGGCCACCGGTCTCCGGGTCATTGAGACAACACCAGGTCCCCTTCGCAAGCCTCCCAATCACCATAATGCCTTGCTCTACACCACAGCTCCGAACACCATACCTCTTGCCACCGAACGGGCCCCTGCCACAtaccaacctcacccagTTGTCCCTGGTCTTGGTGTAATTCGAAACGTCCTTTCTCCCGAAGAATGCAAGGCCATAATCGCGGCTGGTGAGACGGTCAACTTTCTCCCCGATGCCCCGATGCGGGAAGACGGTGATGTGAGCATTCTGGCGCACAACTTCTACTGGGTTGCAGACAAACTTTTCCACGACACTCTCTGGTCACGCGTGGCGCCCCATGTTCCGGCCTCGGTGAACGGACGCCTAGCACGTGGGCTCAACCGTCGTTTCCGAGTGTATCGCTACGTCCCAGGCGCCGAGTATCGCGCGCACATTGATGGCGCTTGGCCTCCTTCCGATGTCCTCCCCGACGACACCTACGTCTATGATGCCTCGCCCCCCGGAAAGAAGCAAAGCTCGCTGTTTACCTTCTTGATATACCTGAACGACGAGTTCGAGGGCGGAGAAACTACCTACTTTGTGCCGGCAGCGCGAGAGGGCGTGCTCAATGCCTACCCCATCCGGCCCGTGATGGGCAATGTTGCCTTGTTTCCTCACGGAGATCCCAGAGGAGCGTTGCTACATGAGGGAACTGGAGTGAGGAAGGGGGCCAAGTACGTGATTCGGACAGAGGTGGAATATGATGTTGAGCCCAGCGAGTAA
- a CDS encoding hypothetical protein (EggNog:ENOG503PX3R), whose translation MCSLKALIAQERPKQTTTAAGCPSGMLQFDSINYLYRLHPSTYIALFWSFGGHLHLETYMLVVTSRGVSTLAAVSNTAIMSTSTVEKRYLHSTSYSEAVVSDNYSFSPFSSPLTSLKFRNGMCLTAHREFLIQSPKLVSLITRHDSCPETISLPEVSYAAGQILVAHLYSGRWTELAWFGPDGGGLEDIARLETALEVYLAARKYELCSLEALAQIHIEQDAARLDIFTVIDVAKRVYPVPDSNDTWFQQHIKSRIKADFDKPDAALLARLDTNFADESSIIKLVLKGMLEAYRDKTEALAQQAAALKRPCTPSSDGSFEEVECPSLRTVVEDKAVVCSKEDSQTTSAPTAPPALLPTEVAVEVSITHANPLLDKSVYEIAHEALHATEEPTVWNVTPVPEPELEAQVSDHNGNSSGATTTGIKLKKCKHKSTKARWECEECGRCTRPSCVSCKCRMCTVKCREENHRAVSDPVVEEEVSPEVVPEVVVAEPAPVQAEDDGWDFAGTSSKTIARNAQIDAAAAAEAVVVVAEPEPEPKPEQTPVPEPQPIVEDIPRDSLDIANNDRKKEAKKGKKKAVVRPETEPVMREIEPIPLMEPAAGPKSKPSMEDNPWAFPSTKFTKKKAKAVVGTGSEPSSETRNAQLIAEIERGFPQGGWDFWGTSKKR comes from the exons ATGTGCAGCTTGAAAGCCTTGATAGCCCAAGAAAGacccaaacaaacaacaacggctgctggctgcccaAGTGGCATGCTTCAGTTTGACTCCATCAACTACTTATATCGTTTGCATCCGAGTACATACATTGCACTGTTTTGGAGTTTCGGGGGGCATCTCCACCTCGAAACATACATGCTTGTTGTGACGTCTCGAGGTGTTAGCACCCTCGCCGCGGtctccaacaccgccatcatgtCTACCTCTACGGTCGAGAAACGATATCTGCATAGCACGAGCTACAGCGAAGCTGTAGTGTCGGACAACTACTCATTCTC GCCATTCAGCAGCCCCCTCACCAGCCTGAAGTTTCGAAACGGCATGTGCTTGACTGCACATCGAGAGTTCCTCATCCAGAGCCCCAAGCTGGTCTCACTCATCACTCGTCACGATTCCTGCCCCGAAACCATCAGCCTTCCAGAGGTATCTTACGCTGCTGGCCAGATCTTGGTTGCCCACCTCTACAGCGGCCGCTGGACGGAGCTGGCATGGTTCGGTCCTGATGGCGGCGGCCTCGAGGATATTGCCAGATTGGAAACAGCCCTCGAGGTCTACCTGGCCGCCAGGAAATACGAACTCTGCAGTCTCGAGGCTCTCGCTCAGATCCACATTGAGCAAGACGCAGCCAGGCTGGACATCTTTACTGTCATCGATGTCGCCAAGAGAGTGTATCCCGTGCCTGACAGCAACGACACTTGGTTCCAGCAGCATATCAAATCCCGCATCAAGGCCGATTTTGACAAGCCGGACGCTGCTCTGCTGGCCAGGCTGGATACCAACTTTGCTGATGAGTCCTCTATCATCAAGCTGGTCTTGAAAGGCATGCTCGAGGCCTATCGGGACAAGACTGAGGCTCTGGCCCAACAGGCTGCAGCGTTGAAGAGACCTTGCACACCATCTAGTGACGGGTcttttgaggaggttgagtgCCCATCGCTGCGGACTGTGGTTGAGGATAAAGCTGTTGTCTGTAGCAAGGAGGACAGCCAAACCACATCTGCCCCCACGGCACCGCCTGCTTTGCTACCTACCGAGGTGGCCGTCGAGGTCTCAATAACACATGCCAATCCACTGCTCGATAAGTCGGTTTACGAGATTGCACATGAGGCATTACATGCGACTGAAGAGCCGACAGTGTGGAATGTTACTCCCGTGCCTGAGCCAGAGCTTGAGGCGCAAGTATCGGACCACAACGGCAACAGCAGCGGCGCCACGACAACAGGGATCAAACTGAAGAAGTGCAAACACAAGTCGACCAAGGCGCGCTGGGAGTGCGAGGAGTGCGGAAGGTGCACCAGACCCTCATGTGTGTCATGCAAGTGCAGGATGTGCACGGTCAAATGTCGTGAGGAAAACCATCGAGCTGTTTCTGACCCAgtggttgaagaggaggtttCACCTGAGGTGGTGCCTGAGGTCGTTGTGGCAGAGCCCGCTCCAGTCCAggcggaggatgatggctggGATTTTGCGGGCACAAGTAGTAAGACCATTGCGAGGAATGCCCAGATCgatgcggcggcggcggcggaggcggtggtggtggtggcggaaCCAGAGCCCGAACCAAAGCCCGAACAGACGCCTGTGCCAGAACCACAGCCCATTGTCGAAGATATTCCGCGAGACTCTCTTGATATCGCCAATAACGACAGGAAAaaggaggcgaagaaggggaagaagaaggctgtgGTTCGCCCAGAGACTGAACCCGTGATGCGGGAGATTGAGCCAATCCCCCTGATGGAACCGGCTGCAGGACCAAAATCGAAGCCATCGATGGAGGACAACCCCTGGGCGTTTCCATCGACAAAGTTCACGAAAAAGAAGGCAAAGGCCGTCGTCGGCACTGGATCGGAACCTTCAAGTGAGACCAGGAACGCCCAGCTCATCGCCGAGATTGAGCGTGGTTTTCCTCAGGGTGGGTGGGACTTTTGGGGAACGTCAAAAAAGCGATAG
- a CDS encoding hypothetical protein (CAZy:AA7; COG:C; EggNog:ENOG503NXMG), which yields MIAVSLSRALLLAGTFARLGLAQTEPTILAEDGSVLSANETTVAPAAEAEVVEGAGEVLLLTDAVLANLTALDLSDINLFTFDEDVSGVTTKRSFSRGFQVGDCKVFPGDRAWPSRLSWTVFNLLTGGALIETVPIGAVCYPNSGVYNAAKCQYVLANWAQSALHASDPTSVMSPLYQGETCMPQNGQTGTCEMGSFPSYSVKIHNVYQVQLAVNFARNQNLRLVVHNTGHDFLGKSTGAGALSIWTHNLKDIKYVKSFRSPSYNGPALKLGAGVQVGELYAAANSLGVTAVGGECPGVGVAGGYLAGGGHSPLSSKYGLGSDQVLSIDVVLPNGRFVTATETKNTDLFWALRGGGGGTFGVVTSITVKVHPKQKFAGFSMTLNAGPESENSIAVFWQAMYAYWRKFPGYAAQGVYGYSTVFPLFTAAGGYSWTFHPFMMPNMTLAQFKVHVQPLLDEWTAMGLAFTPNFFEKDNLYDVWTQYFPAESVANSNMRTASRMFPASVWNNSTNRDALFDEMRAIIEEGSALIQYNMNPRQTEGTPNSAANSHWRDAIWFAIMGAGWAPGTPEPELAATNNKITHDWMERLRAWGPGGYGNEGDVMEPNFGEAFFGTNYQRLLSIKREVDPNDLFWAPTAVGAERWTIQGQPSWLTTQVGKLCKISN from the exons ATGATTGCTGTATCCCTCTCCCGCGCCCTGCTCCTTGCGGGTACATTTGCTCGCCTCGGTTTGGCCCAGACAGAGCCAACCATTCTCGCCGAAGACGGGTCTGTCCTTT CTGCCAACGAGACCACCGTCGCCCCGgctgccgaggccgaggtggtTGAAGGTGCCGGTGAGGTCCTGCTGTTGACCGATGccgtcctcgccaaccttACCGCTCTTGACCTCAGCGACATCAATCTCTTCACCTTCGACGAAGACGTCTCCGGCGTAACCACCAAGAGAAGCTTCTCAAGGGGCTTCCAGGTCGGTGACTGCAAGGTGTTCCCCGGTGACCGTGCCTGGCCATCCCGTCTGAGCTGGACCGTCTTCAACCTCCTGACCGGTGGCGCCCTCATCGAGACTGTCCCCATCGGTGCCGTCTGCTACCCCAATAGCGGCGTCTACAATGCTGCCAAGTGCCAATATGTGCTTGCCAACTGGGCTCAGTCTGCTCTTCACGCGAGTGATCCCACCTCGGTCATGTCCCCCCTCTACCAGGGCGAGACGTGCATGCCCCAGAACGGCCAGACCGGCACCTGCGAGATGGGCAGCTTCCCCTCCTACTCTGTGAAGATCCACAACGTCTATCAAGTTCAGCTTGCCGTCAACTTTGCCCGCAACCAGAACCTCCGTCTTGTCGTCCATAACACGGGCCACGACTTCCTTGGTAAGTCGACTGGCGCCGGTGCCCTCTCGATCTGGACCCACAACCTCAAGGACATCAAGTATGTCAAGTCGTTCCGCAGCCCTTCCTACAATGGCCCTGCCCTCAAGCTTGGTGCCGGTGTCCAGGTTGGTGAGCTCTATGCGGCCGCCAACAGCCTCGGTGTAACCGCTGTCGGTGGTGAGTGCcccggtgttggtgttgccgGTGGCTAccttgctggtggtggccacTCGCCCCTGAGCAGCAAGTATGGTCTTGGTTCCGACCAGGTCCTCAGTATCGATGTCGTCCTCCCCAACGGCCGCTTCGTTACTGCCACCGAGACCAAGAACACCGACCTGTTCTGGGCTCTccgtggcggcggcgggggcaCTTTCGGTGTCgtcacctccatcaccgtcAAGGTCCACCCCAAGCAGAAGTTTGCTGGTTTCTCCATGACCCTCAACGCCGGCCCCGAGTCCGAGAACAGCATCGCCGTCTTCTGGCAGGCCATGTATGCCTACTGGCGCAAGTTCCCCGGCTATGCCGCCCAGGGCGTCTATGGCTACTCCACCGTCTTCCCTCTATTTACCGCCGCCGGTGGCTACAGCTGgaccttccaccccttcatGATGCCCAACATGACCCTCGCCCAGTTCAAGGTTCACGTCCAGCCTCTCCTCGATGAGTGGACTGCCATGGGTCTCGCCTTCACCCCCAACTTCTTCGAGAAGGATAACCTCTATGATGTCTGGACCCAGTACTTCCCTGCCGAGTCCGTggccaacagcaacatgcGCACCGCTTCCCGCATGTTCCCCGCCAGCGTCTGGAACAACTCGACCAACCGCGACGCCTTATTCGACGAAATGCGCGCCATTATCGAGGAGGGCTCCGCGCTCATCCAGTACAACATGAACCCCCGCCAGACCGAGGGCACTCCCAACTCGGCCGCCAACTCCCACTGGCGCGACGCCATCTGGTTCGCCATCATGGGTGCCGGCTGGGCCCCTGGCACCCCCGAGCCCGAGCTGGccgccaccaacaacaagatTACCCACGACTGGATGGAGCGTCTCCGTGCCTGGGGCCCCGGTGGCTACGGCAACGAGGGCGATGTCATGGAACCCAACTTTGGCGAGGCCTTCTTCGGCACCAACTACCAGCGCCTGCTCAGCATCAAGCGGGAGGTCGACCCCAACGATCTCTTCTGGGCTCCCACTGCCGTCGGTGCCGAGAGGTGGACCATCCAGGGCCAGCCCAGCTGGTTAACCACCCAGGTCGGCAAGCTCTGCAAGATCTCCAACTAG
- a CDS encoding hypothetical protein (EggNog:ENOG503PC7D; COG:S), with product MTLLPRHPPHPNVLDIPTPPLQQAGLFIIFFFTAIAFVAFLLRLFSRHKTGQWGLDDAMVGCAMLFSLLMIGPFYMYIKLGYFGWRQEDVPPTYDPTPAFWWFFLAQLFYNPILAFVKASVLLFLLRLGGQKPGVRMVIYVLNTFNALQAIAIFLVALLQCLPIEANWDFALKADPNTRCIDNSFHVIASCLTLLTDILVVVIPFWIFLGLKMKKAAKVAVLGIFLLGLAVTIIGAVRLNGIIKLFYSTPDGKDPFHDVTVTLSVVEANIAIVSACAPALRPLFRMWMPVLFGGTTERYSNKYTPNSKLPYYADQSNTKGGNGTGMRADDVTLKSIKATRNRDGHTECRSASPSGSEEEIMTYNGIMRTTDVRVQYDGASGFAVSTGDKSRPSVDSKGVDFVVAVEEKRTV from the exons ATGaccctccttcctcgccacccACCGCACCCCAACGTGCTTGAtatcccaacaccaccactacaACAAGCCGGTCTCTTCattattttcttcttcacaGCTATCGCCTTCGTTGCCTTCCTGCTCCGGCTCTTTTCCCGGCACAAAACTGGACAATGGGGTCTCGACGATGCTATGGTGGGCTGTGCCATGCTGTTCTCGCTCCTGATGATTGGGCCTTTCTATATGT ACATCAAACTCGGATACTTTGGCTGGAGACAAGAAGACGTCCCACCAACTTATGATCCAACGCCGGCATTTTGGTGGTTCTTCCTAGCACAATTGTTTTACAACCCTATCTTGGCCTTCGTCAAGGCTTCGGTACTCCTGTTCCTGCTGAGACTCGGTGGTCAGAAGCCTGGCGTTAGAATGGTCATCTACGTCCTCAATACCTTCAACGCTCTGCAGGCTATCGCCATCTTTCTGGTTGCACTGCTCCAGTGCTTGCCGATCGAGGCCAACTGGGACTTCGCCCTGAAGGCTGACCCCAACACCCGGTGTATCGACAACAGCTTCCACGTCATTGCGTCCTGCTTGACACTGCTCACTGACATTTTGGTTGTTGTCATTCCATTTTGGATTTTCTTGGGCctcaagatgaagaaggcggccAAGGTTGCTGTCTTGGGTATCTTCCTGCTCGGTCTTGC TGTCACCATTATCGGCGCGGTCCGACTCAACGGCATTATCAAGCTCTTTTACAGCACGCCCGACGGCAAGGACCCATTCCACGACGTAACCGTCACCCTCTCTGTTGTCGAAGCCAACATCGCCATCGTGTCTGCCTGCGCGCCAGCCCTGCGACCGCTGTTCCGCATGTGGATGCCCGTCCTCTTCGGCGGCACCACCGAGCGCTACAGCAACAAGTACACACCCAACAGCAAGCTGCCTTACTACGCCGACCAGAGCAACACCAAGGGCGGCAACGGCACCGGCATGCGCGCGGACGACGTCACGCTCAAGAGCATCAAGGCGACGAGGAACCGCGATGGGCACACCGAGTGCCGGAGCGCCAGCCCGAGCgggagcgaggaggagatcatgACGTACAATGGCATTATGCGGACGACGGATGTCAGGGTACAGTACGACGGCGCGAGCGGGTTTGCGGTGTCAACAGGGGACAAGAGCAGGCCGAGTGTAGACTCCAAGGGGGTGGactttgttgttgctgttgaggagaagaggacAGTGTAA
- a CDS encoding hypothetical protein (EggNog:ENOG503P9YP; COG:S), which yields MSDQDYGLAPPGAKPSDSTPGKHRGPRFTWNSQYEATFFRSLCESVNLGLREGSTFKPQAWDRAIQALIDKHNAYANKSHLINKSDNARKKYRLWIGLREDNSFYYNPQTRTVTGTEEAWARHLQKEPLARSLKGRPFEHEEYYEILFPDVPGSGGAPKRLTKPRRKGPDSLNSTDEPDAPGTSIMDMLTDTSYLNPVQTHIAPPLPQQPSIVAPSMPTPLPAPSQQLSRPPAAMAPPPQPRASLPSTTSALTPPEENPQQPRKRMHAGDNATTTNQSIQSDKRRRTAPPNYIDLQQQQTHVATANNVNHALHPALSNHATQSSGASASNSTGIAVASSHTVGTHPSLPTAPPVASDITVLAEALRGAKARPTWQEQAMEILFGDFREEDPDLQIKIAEKLLTDENKAMFFCKMPEPLRKHWVKRLREVHNNRVS from the exons ATGTCTGACCAGGACTACGGACTTGCTCCTCCAGGCGCCAAACCCTCCGACAGCACCCCGGGCAAACATCGTGGCCCGCGCTTCACCTGGAACTCGCAGTACGAAGCCACCTTCTTCCGCTCGCTATGCGAGTCAGTCAACCTGGGTCTGCGCGAAGGCAGCACCTTCAAGCCCCAGGCTTGGGACCGTGCTATCCAAGCCCTTATCGACAAACACAATGCCTATGCCAACAAGAGTCATCTCATCAACAAGAGTGACAATGCTCGCAAGAAGTACCGCCTGTGGATTGGCTTGAGGGAGGATAACTCTTTCTACTACAATCCACAAACCAGGACAGTGACTGGCACTGAAGAGGCATGGGCTAGGCATCTCCAG AAAGAACCATTAGCTCGCTCGCTCAAAGGTCGACCTTTCGAACACGAAGAATATTACGAGATCCTCTTCCCTGATGTGCCTGGATCTGGCGGCGCCCCTAAGCGTCTTACCAAACCTCGCAGGAAAGGACCGGACAGCCTCAATAGCACCGATGAACCGGACGCACCCGGCACATCTATCATGGACATGCTCACCGACACGAGCTACCTCAATCCTGTACAGACGCATATTGCGCCGCCTCTTCCCCAGCAGCCTAGTATTGTCGCGCCTTCTATGCCGACCCCTCTCCCGGCGCCTTCACAACAGCTTTCACGGCCCCCAGCGGCAATGGCCCCGCCGCCTCAGCCTCGCGCCTCCCTTCCATCCACAACCTCTGCACTGACACCGCCAGAAGAGAACCCACAGCAACCAAGGAAGCGCATGCACGCCGGCGACAATGCCACGACCACGAATCAATCCATCCAATCTGACAAGCGTCGGCGCACTGCTCCTCCGAACTACATCGAtcttcagcaacagcagacTCATGTAGCGACCGCAAACAATGTTAACCACGCCCTGCATCCTGCTCTCAGCAATCACGCGACCCAAAGCAGCGGGGCAAGCGCTAGCAACAGCACTGGCATTGCTGTCGCATCATCTCACACAGTCGGCACCCACCCGTCGCTCCCAACCGCCCCTCCCGTCGCCAGTGACATCACAGTTCTAGCCGAGGCTCTCCGTGGGGCCAAGGCTCGCCCTACTTGGCAGGAACAGGCTATGGAGATCTTGTTTGGGGATTTCCGCGAGGAGGACCCCGACTTGCAGATCAAAATCGCCGAAAAGCTGCTGACGGACGAGAACAAAGCGATGTTTTTCTGCAAGATGCCAGAGCCATTGCGGAAGCACTGGGTTAAGCGCCTTAGAGAGGTGCATAATAATCGTGTTTCTTAA
- a CDS encoding hypothetical protein (EggNog:ENOG503PYIY): MAPGDTVRIRGNPVLYKVIAVNGCMLTILVMNPQPDGQYLDFSPTSIQTIDEYRVEKVDDC; the protein is encoded by the exons ATGGCT CCCGGAGATACAGTTCGAATTCGCGGCAACCCCGTCCTGTACAAAGTCATTGCAGTAAATGGCTGCATGCTCACCATCTTGGTGATGAATCCGCAACCAGATGGGCAGTACCTGGACTTCAGTCCGACCTCGATACAAACTATAGACGAATATCGCGTCGAAAAGGTGGATGATTGTTGA